The region ATGGCCTCGTATTCCGCCCAGGGAGGCTTCTGGGTAAGCATCTCCACCACTGTGCACGCCACAGACctgacagacaaaaaaaaaaactttacggagaCAGACCCACTTCCATCTAGTACATCAGGAGACAAACATGAGAAATAAAATCAACTTTAACATTAGTGTATATTCCTAAACAAGGCAAGAAAATCAGGAATTTGtttaacaaaaaacattgatatcGCCAAATGTTCTTGTAAAAGTGTGAATGGCAGTAAAAAACAGCCACCTGACTGCATCATGAGTGTATGCTGTTTTTTTTACCAGACATCAGCTTTGCGTCCGTATCCTTCTCCGTTGATGACCTCTGGGCTCATCCAGTAAGGTGTACCGGTGACCGATTTGATGCCAGTTCCTGACATACAGATGGTCTGTATGCGTTTACTGGCCCCAAAGTCCCCCAGCTTTATGTTGCCA is a window of Salvelinus sp. IW2-2015 unplaced genomic scaffold, ASM291031v2 Un_scaffold3865, whole genome shotgun sequence DNA encoding:
- the LOC112076596 gene encoding mitogen-activated protein kinase kinase kinase 3; its protein translation is MSGTGIKSVTGTPYWMSPEVINGEGYGRKADVWSVACTVVEMLTQKPPWAEYEAMAAIFKIATQPTKPILPEGVSEAARDFVRQVFIDEKWRPTAENLLSHPFVQGGF